A window of Flammeovirga kamogawensis genomic DNA:
CATAAGTTTTTGCTTATTCTTCCATTTTATCCATTAATGCTGGGCCTGAAATGGAATTAAAACCTGGGTAGTTTTCTATTTTCTCAGTTAAGAAAGCATTTCCCCCTATATTCTTCTTTTCTAAAATAAGTGTATCAAAACGATCTCTTTGTGCATAAATAGATGTTGTTAAACCTGCTGCACCTCCACCAATAATAATTGTATCAAAAACTTTATGCTCTTTTTCTACATTAATTGATAATAAATCTGTTAAGCTAACATTATCTGGGTTAGTATAAGGAACGTTATCAATTAGAATTGTAGGAATTATTCTTTTACCATTATTGATTTCTTCTACTTTAGCTGTGGCCCATTCATTTTCATCAACATCAATAAATTCAAAATTAATTGCATTGTCTTTCAAAAAGCTTTTTGCTCTTCTACAATCTGGAC
This region includes:
- a CDS encoding glutaredoxin domain-containing protein, whose protein sequence is MNKIQLFGADWCPDCRRAKAFLNDNNIDYTFIDVDLDKEATLKVEQINNGKRIIPTVIINGKSFTNPSNIELSAVLGINEVGRVQLFGADWCPDCRRAKSFLKDNAINFEFIDVDENEWATAKVEEINNGKRIIPTILIDNVPYTNPDNVSLTDLLSINVEKEHKVFDTIIIGGGAAGLTTSIYAQRDRFDTLILEKKNIGGNAFLTEKIENYPGFNSISGPALMDKMEE